The genomic interval CTTTTATGTTATATATTGTCTAACTGACAGAGGATAAACTAGAAGATCCTGGACCTTTATACAAAATCTGGAACAAAGCTTATCAATATGTATCAGGAATAATATTGCTGTTCTCCTATGTGGTAGAAAGGCCTATTGACCTACTAAGGTGTAAAAATCCAGGAAAGATTGTAACTTTTGCCCCCCAATAGTAATGCCCCTGCCTATAATtatttcatttatatatataacaagtttctATAAATATATCTCAAAGCTGTAAAAACCATATGTGTCAAAAAATTTAAGAATTTCCCTTTTGATTCAAGTTTGACAACTTAACTAATTACTGCTTAAAATTCCAATATgttatcacacaaaaatattatAACTTACATTGTTTGGATCATTCGATGAATCCCCCTCAGACGAGGCTTCTTGATATATATCCTTTAACTGAGGATAATGTAAAGGCTGCACAATACTGAAATCTTGTTGTTCCAGGGCTGGGGGTAGATTCGTTTGGTAACTCTGCCCCTGGGATCCTGGAGGAACCATCCTGACCTCCATGTATTTTAAGGTTCCGTCTGTGTTCAGGTACAGAGCTGGCTGATACTGATCTGTGTAGGGTTTGGATTGGGATCCACCAAGAAAACAGCAACTACTGCTATAATCATAACTGTCTTTCCTAAGACATTTCACCAATAATATCATGAAGGTAACAAGTGAGACTAAGCTGATGGCCACTAGGGAAATGATTAAATACAGAGTCATATCTGATGGGGGTTTGGAATTGGTCAGGAAGTCTCCAGATTTCGGTCTTTCCACTACAACCTCATCTGCTATATTGACAAGTACAGTCACTGTGGTGGATAATGGAGGATTCCCCTGATCACTGATAGAAATGACAAGTTGTTGCTCCATGTTCTCCGTCTCCTGTAATCCTCTTACAGttctcacctctcctgtgtgtttAGACACTTGAAACGATGAATAATTGATGGGGTCAATGAGAGTGAAGAACAACCAGGCATTGTgaccagagtccagatccactgcTGACAGTTTTGTCACTAAATATCCGGCACTTGTAGACTTTGGAATCCTCTCTTGGACAATGAGGTCTTCAGAGTGCTCTGGATACAGCAGAGTGGGGGGATTGTCATTTGTATCCAGAATAAAGATAAAGACGGGAACAGTGGAAGATAACTGTGGAGATCCGGAGTCTTCTACCTTTATGGTGATCTGTAAAACCTGGATATGCTCATAGTCAAAGGAACGCTGACCATATATATTCCCATCACTAGAATGAATGTAGACAAAGGAGGACACAGAGGAGCCGTCAATCTGACTCTCAACTATGGAGTAGACCAGCTCAGAATTAACCCCCTCATCTAGGTCAGTAGCAGATACTGTACACAGGAGAGTACCTGGGTCACTGTTCTCCGTAATGAAAGCATTATAAGTAGACTGTGTGAACACTGGAGCATTATCATTAATATCTGACACACTGAGGGTAACGCTGGTTTTACTGTATAGAGGAGGAGACCCCAAATCAGAGGCTGTCAGCTCTATAGTGTATTGGGAGGTTTCCTCTCTATCCAGATTCCCATCTGTGACCAATGCATAACGGTTCTGATTAGATCTTATCTTAAAAGGCACATTTGGTGATATATTCAGATGTATTTCTCCATTTTTTCCAGAATCTTCGTCTTTTATATTAATAAAACCAACAACTTCTCCTATTGGTACATTTTCTGGGATATTATTAGTTACAGTAGAAAACGTAATTTCTGGAGGATTATCATTGACATCTTCAACTTCCACATGTACTATGCAGTTCCCCTCTAGTTTAGGAATTCCTTTGTCTGAGGCCGTAATTGATAATTCATAAAAATTTAACGCTTCAAAATCCACCGGTCCATTAATATaaacctccccattttgctcattcAAAGCAAATAACCTTTTGGCAGATTTAAATGTGTGACCATCAAAGGAAAACTGAATTTCACCATTTGCTCCGTCATCCTGATCTGTGGCGTTCAATGTTAATATGACAGTTTTCAATGGGAGATTTTCTCTAATACTGACTTTATATATTGACTGATTAAAGACCGGAGGATTATCATTAATATCTAATACAACTATTGTTATTCTGCAGGTCCCTGATCTGGCTGGTTCTCCTCCATCAATAGCTGTGAGAATGAGATTATGTTCTTGTTTTTCTTCTCTATCTAAAACCTTTTCTAGTATCAGCTGAGGGATGAGCGTTCCATCTTTATGAGTCTTCACAGACAGGGAAAAATAAGGATTTGTATTcaatgtatactgactgacaccattCACACCAACATCTGAATCCTCAGCAATCTCTAATGCAAACCGAGTGCCAGGACGTGCTAATAATTCTGTGATCTCAATAATATGGTTATTAGGTAAGAATGTGGGAGAATTATCATTAATATCCAGAATCTCTATTTCTAGACTGAAAAGCTCCACAGGATTCTCAGCCACAACCTCTAACTGCAGTAAACAGCGGGGACTAGATCCACACAGACTCTCCCTATCAATCCTGTCCTTCACAAGCAACCCTCCATTTCCCTGATTTATACTGAAATATTTTGGGTATTTTTCAGATGTTAAATGTATCCTGCGCTGAGAGATCTCTGCACGTTTTATCCCCAGATCCTGAGCTACATTTCCTACCAATGTCCCTGGCTCAGACTCCTCAACAATAGAATAACGAAGCTGCCCAGAGACCCAGCCCCAGCTACAAAGGAGAAAGGAGCAGACTACTTGCCATTTCCAGCACTGACAAAAGCCTCTGATGTCCATATCTTAAATGATTGTCTTGATATTTGATGTCATGTAGATCCTGTGTAATCCAAACTGCATGAGGGATGTGAATTTATCTGTCCATGTTCCCAAGAAAATAATCCATCTGAAGAAAATAACATCCACAGGACTCTCAtcggagcagcagctcttctttGTGTGAGAGGAAAAATGGGAGGGTGAATCACTGAGCCAGGGGGAGGAGAGCGCAGAGCTGACATGAGCACAATCTCCAGTATTACTGAAATAAACATCTGAAAGACAAGTCTACCCTCTACTGGCCAATAGTGAGCAATGCAGCAATTAAGCAGAACAGAAAAGATAGAAAAGTTTAAAGAATTCACTTTAGTCTTGATCTTTATGTATATATCCCAGTACTATATACATTAGATGATACAAATTAGATGTGAAATAAAACCATAAATATAGTGTAAAATGCTGTTATACTCACACACAGAGTGCTCTTATGCAAACTTACAAAATTTATAAAACTACCAACATCTTTACATATTATAAATGTATTAATGGTAAATTATTGTTTTTATAATAGAAAATACAtatatgcatttatttatttatagctaTTTGGATACAACGGATTAAAGATCATAAGTCAAGAAATGTTTTGGTgtatatggtataaatatatgtcttATGTTATAAAGATACAGACAATAAAGATCACTctgtagaaataaaaaataaaagtaaagaacTTCTTCAAATTGAcaaataactaatataatacatatCACTCAAAGAGGTTGTATAGAAGTTTAAGGCACCGTTGCTATTTGTGATCATCATCCACCTGATGCATATATTATTAGCAGGCCCAGATTCCTGGTTTATAATCAGATATCACCAGAGAGCTCCATAATTCTGGCTTTACATGGATCACATTGTATAAGACAAATATACAGCTGGTACCAACATAGATAAAGCAACAGCGAAAAGGCTTGTAATAGATAACAAAAATCTTAGAAATGCAAAAGAAATACAAAACCATAAAACACATATTAAACCTTTCCTGTGTCTCTATATGTCCAGGCTTCTGAGACATTTTCATGTTCCACCATTGATgggtatttattataaaatatccATATAGAAAATATTTTCTACATTTCTTATTATGCAAATAGATGTTACCATTATTGGAATCATGTCCCATTATTTTGTCATATAACAATCTAAAGCTACTACCTATCATAAATGGCCCATGTTATTACATAGGAGTTTATGTCACGTCTTCGCATTGGAGAAATACCAGATTCTGCTATACATTCAGGAAGCAAGAATAGCACCTACACAGTTTCCAAGCAGCGGGTAAAACTACTACACTCATCATGATCATCATCCTCATAAAGTATAGAAAAGTTCAACCCTTCATTATTACGAGTCATATCTCAAACGTGGAAAATGTCTAAGTACCAGGACAGGAGTTATCCAAAGTAAACAACTGTATTATTTTACCCCCTAAGGACCAGGACAATTTTATCCTTGAGGAcacaatttctttattttacactttgcatCCTGGCaatcataagttttttttattttttgttcgacgcagctgtatgagactctgttttatgtgggacgagttgtgttttatgtagtttacattttttggtatatatacaTTAGCTATTgatttatattcatttttattttggcaagaaTGCTGaacaaaagcagttccgctgcatttttttttaactgcttaCACCGATCATtttaaatgatgctataaattaaTTGTGCAGATTGTTACAGTCGTGACATtaacaaatatgtatatattattttatgttttggaacttatatttaataaagtttattcattGTACAAAGTATtgtgcatttgtgtgtatttattttactacttttttatatttaacattagttttgtttttaattcatttaactttttttaaaatcctatatgggggatttttaatttggatttttttaaactataatgtactgccatatatctatataccagtacaatagcctgtgtactgacggtacacaggcagttgttaggacatacctaagtatgccgtaacaacaggaaatatggtcagacagccctggggtccttcaattaaccctgggctgtctgcccatatatggtatgtccctggatagtgtcacagggattccctgtgaggtGATCGAAAGGGCacaccccttctcattttccccttgaacgctgcagtcagctttgatcgcagcattcaagggaatagcggcggaaaTCAGTTTCTCTAATCTGAGCCGGTCAGCATGAGGTCACCAAGtgtcgcgcggtcagcatgaggtgatgcggtccGCGCTGCGTTAATGAGCGgcagcgcaggcactgaagacatggagcatgggggtgttttgcagtgcgcccggcatgttctgtcttcagtgccggcattcATTAGTGCAGCGCAGGTTGTATCACCTCATGCTAAATgcacgcgcacacttgtcaggagcaaggcaatggctgtattacacagacacagCAACAGtctaactacattcatgtgttacaatactaagctgtgcggccacacagcttagtatcgaaatacatgaattaacggtattgaaccgtttaaaGGTGCATGGCATCGAAATAGTATCAATATTttaatgcatcgtgcaaccctttaCCTAAGTATGccttaacaacaggaaatatggtcagacagccctcggGTCCtttaatagaccctgggctgtttgtCCATACAAGGAATGGGCCTCgattgcatcacagggatttcctgtgacgcaaTCAGAGGGGTCCCTCACTCCTTCcctttgaatgccacgatcagTATTAATTTCAGCATTCAAGAgattaacggcggagatgagaggtttctctgatgtgTGCTGCTATAGCGGggatgcggctgtgtattacaactaTTGCCTAGCTCCTGATCGCACCGCCACGCAATCAGCAGGATGATAATGCTCGTCCTTAGTTGGCAACCATTTTAGAGACTGGCTCTTATAATCTATAGTATGTTGAAACACTAAAGGGTTTTCTGCACTCTTACAAGTGACAGCATCCTGATAGGTTAATTGGTGGGGATCTGACTGCTGAAAGCCCCACCATTCCCAGAATAATGGGGCCCCAGTGCCCAGTGGAACACAGCAATGCTCGACACTATGCAAGGAATTGCTGCACAGCCtctttcacttgaatggagctgagttgcagttccctgcacagcgggtagCTGGGAGCACCAATATGCAGAGAAAAAGCCAAAAGGGCTTTTGCcccttttgttttttattaggaTTTGCAGGGATCAATGGCATGAACTTGAAAGTATCTATATCCCTTCTCTTTATCATTGTATGTTCCTGCTGCTTAAGTAAGAATGTTCAAAATAGCATTTGAGGGATCTTATATTTATGCACATCCTTATTGCACAGGTTTTGTTCTACAATAAATAtactaaaatgaaaataaattacgGCAGTgtataaaatctatttttttatgAATCAGGCAGACACAGCCTTAGAGGAAGGTACTATATTGTATTACTGAATCCCAATCATTGACCAAATGTATAAAACCCATTATTATATAATAAATTATGTAAAATTATGTAAATTATAAGTATGATTAGATACAACTCAACAGATCTCTTGATCGTGGCTATCAATTTGTAAAgcagaaaaaaactgaaaactcTAAAGAGCAATTATATATAAGCATATCaaaatactatctatctatctatctatctatctatctatctatctatctatctatctatctatctatctatctatctatctatctatctatctatctatctatctatctatctctctagtcCATAAGACTATTTTTAAGATTTATACTGTTGATAATGTTAAGGAGTTCAGACAATAAAATTTAATTACAAAATATATTATActtgaaaatgtattttacttttttctctTGTGATAGATATTGTCTAACTGACAGAGACCAAACTAGAACAGCCTGGCCCTTAATACAAAACATGTAACAAGGCTTATCAACAATTGTATACCATTCTTGTGGTTATCAATTTGTTAGCAGTAAAACATTATAAGAAAACACTAAACAGCAATTACACACTAACAGGGCAAAAATATAAAGCTTGCTGGACATCCCATTTCAAAACCATATGCAGCAATAATAGCTTCCACTCTTTTGGGAagattttctacaagattttggagtgtgtctgtggaaatttgtgtcctttcatccagaagaacatttgtgatgtcagacactgatgttggacaagaaggtCTAGCTTGCAATCAGCATTCCAATTCCTCCAAAAGGTATTtattggggttgaggtcagggctctgtgccgtAACCTTAATTTTTcccacaccaaactcccccaaccatgcttttatggaccttgctttgtgcactgggacacagtcatgctgaaacagaaaatgGCCAaatcccaaactgttcccacaaagttggaagcatacaagcgtccaaaatgtatttgtatgctgtagcattaacttcTTCCCGATGTGTGACTCACGGGCTGACTGTGCGTTATAcaatgtgggtgtcggctgtatgttacagccgacacttcactgtaccTCTTAGATCTCGCGGTCAATTACAACAATGGCATTTaaaccgttagaaagaggggggcgaccccctctgacagcccatcagcggggtgccgatggttgacatggcagcctgggggcctaatgaaggcccccagttttgccatctttgtactcctattaagccctgcccctgGCAGGGACTAATAGGAGCCCATAAGacaaacaatatactgcaatacattagtattgcggtatatagtgcaagcgttcCAATGATtgcagcttcaagtcccctaggagaaaaataataataaacataattggtatcaccgcgttcgtaaaagtctgaactattacaatataacattatttaatgcACACAGTAAACGCCATAACAAATATATTCAGAacctcagaattgctgttttttggtcacctcatctcccacaaaaaaactgaataaaaagtgaccaaaaacttgcatgtaccccaaaattgcaccattaaaaactacagctcgtcccggaaaaaattaggccctcatactgctccttcgacagaaaaataaaaagttatggctctaagaatctggtgacacaaaataaattaaatttttttacaattaattttttctttgtaaaagtagtaaagtttgaagaatatacatatatttgtattgtccaaattgcacggtgaacactgtaaaacgaAGGcccaaaaatcaatggaggaatcgctgttttttttttcattgtccaCCTCAGCAAAcataaatcaagccctcatagggctatatcattggaaaaataaataagttattgcTTCGGAAGGTCGgcaggaaaaaatttaataaaaatacgAAAAATGTCtgcgatgggaaggggttaacattaccCTTTACTGAAAATAAGgcaccaaaccctgaaaaacagcctcaGGCTATTATTCCATCTCCCCCAAACAGTACATACTATACATTCCGGTAGGTAATGTTCTTAAAGCATGCGTTAATGAAGCACtccaacaatttatttttttgcctatatagtgcagcataggctattattaaagaataatgtaaaCTTTCTTGTGTGTGCCctgtgtatacctgttttagttaatgtgccatttatgggttgtcgGCCATCTTGtttccttcttcccctctgatatggttccactaatgcagcctacattttcCATCATGCCTCTGACTTTTCAGTGACTTAGAACTtctgtcctcacactgcagagACTCAGTGTATTCTATGTGATGAAGCTTCAGCCTGTCTACTCTGCCTTCTGCTTGTGATAAGGTTTTGCCATGTCAGTTTTTACACAACATCTCATAGATATAGACTGCAGATTCTGCACTCAGCACTCAAAGATAGTATATACAGTCAATGTGAGTCAGGGtagttttataactctgcagcttaTCAGCTTATATTACTTCAGCCATGATCTCTTAGATAAGGGAGAAATGATCTCatcagcagcactatatgcatgaaacacacaaaaaaacaaggaGGGTGTAGCTGGGTGGGGAGGAGAGGGGTCCTAGAGATTCCAGGAGGGATTTGATATGTGATTATGTAATCCTGTACTTCACAAGAAGTCAGCCGCATAGGCGAGAGTGACTTCCTgactacacatgagagcatgctTTATTTTGGTGGTCAGCCTGGGATCAAGAGATACAGTTGCCCCTAATAAAATAACTCAAAATACATGGATGCAACTGAGCTGGTAAGAAATAAATGACACTTCTTAAATATTGCTGCTGATATAGCAAAAATTGCTGCAGTGCATCCTATAATAGTGccatgtttaaagtcactgagctctaaaGTAAGACCCATACTGGTTATGTTTGTCTATGAAGATGGCATGGCAGAGTACTCAATTGTATGTATCAGTTTGCAATAGGTATTACTGAAACACACAAACTCAATAATTTCGAGGAATGTCTTTGTACATTTTGAAAAGTATAAATAATcagttaaaaaatgtaaaaaaagtccaCGAAGACTAATCTTGAGATTTGAA from Rhinoderma darwinii isolate aRhiDar2 chromosome 3, aRhiDar2.hap1, whole genome shotgun sequence carries:
- the LOC142750344 gene encoding protocadherin gamma-C5-like, with product MDIRGFCQCWKWQVVCSFLLCSWGWVSGQLRYSIVEESEPGTLVGNVAQDLGIKRAEISQRRIHLTSEKYPKYFSINQGNGGLLVKDRIDRESLCGSSPRCLLQLEVVAENPVELFSLEIEILDINDNSPTFLPNNHIIEITELLARPGTRFALEIAEDSDVGVNGVSQYTLNTNPYFSLSVKTHKDGTLIPQLILEKVLDREEKQEHNLILTAIDGGEPARSGTCRITIVVLDINDNPPVFNQSIYKVSIRENLPLKTVILTLNATDQDDGANGEIQFSFDGHTFKSAKRLFALNEQNGEVYINGPVDFEALNFYELSITASDKGIPKLEGNCIVHVEVEDVNDNPPEITFSTVTNNIPENVPIGEVVGFINIKDEDSGKNGEIHLNISPNVPFKIRSNQNRYALVTDGNLDREETSQYTIELTASDLGSPPLYSKTSVTLSVSDINDNAPVFTQSTYNAFITENSDPGTLLCTVSATDLDEGVNSELVYSIVESQIDGSSVSSFVYIHSSDGNIYGQRSFDYEHIQVLQITIKVEDSGSPQLSSTVPVFIFILDTNDNPPTLLYPEHSEDLIVQERIPKSTSAGYLVTKLSAVDLDSGHNAWLFFTLIDPINYSSFQVSKHTGEVRTVRGLQETENMEQQLVISISDQGNPPLSTTVTVLVNIADEVVVERPKSGDFLTNSKPPSDMTLYLIISLVAISLVSLVTFMILLVKCLRKDSYDYSSSCCFLGGSQSKPYTDQYQPALYLNTDGTLKYMEVRMVPPGSQGQSYQTNLPPALEQQDFSIVQPLHYPQLKDIYQEASSEGDSSNDPNNVSYNIFV